Below is a genomic region from Echinicola rosea.
GGAAAATCTCCAGAACTTCTTTCAGGTCATGCCCTTCTTTTAATGCTCGGTCGGTGGAAATGCCGTGGACCTTTTCCGCATTGTAGGGGATGGTAAAGCCTTCTGGTTTGACAATGTAATTTTGATTGGAAATCAGTTTGCCCCGCTCATCATGAAGCTGCCACGCCAGCTGTACCAATCGCGGCCAGTTGTCCAGATCAGTGATCGGGGCATTGTAATTTCTGGGTAAACCAGTGGTTTCGGTATCAAAAATAATGTACATATAGACTCCTTGGATTTTTAGAAATTGGGGAATCTAAATTAAGCCTAAACTTTTGAATCTGCCAGTGGGAAGACGGGAATTGTCCCAGTATTTTGATTCCCGTATCCAGGAAGATACCTCCTTTGTTATTATGAAGTTTACCCTCAAGGTTTTGGGGAAATCCACAGGACATGTTTCGGGATTACAGCAAATGGGTATTTCGTGTGATGACCAAAAAATGGTACAAAATTCAGGTTTTTAGGGCATGTTTGATGGAAAGTTTACTTTGTTGTATTCGATATTTTTGTTATATTGAAGTATGAAATTTTAGGCGGATATCTTGTCAAAATCACACCAAAATACAGCTTGTCTTCTCTTATTTTTAAGAAAACCACAAAATAATTATGGGAAAAACAATTATTGTCTCTAACAGGCTGCCTGTTAGTTTACGGCATAAGAACGGAAAATTTGAATTTAAACCCAGTGCAGGTGGATTGGCTACCGGTTTGGGCTCCATTTACAAGGAAGGAGAGAATATATGGATCGGCTGGCCAGGCAACGATGTGGAAGACCCGGAGCAGCGTGCTGAAATCATCATTGAACTGCACGAGTTGAAAATGGCACCGGTTTTTTTGACGAGGGAGGATATCGAGCAATTTTATGAGGGATTCAGCAACGAAACCCTTTGGCCGGCATTTCACTATTTCACCCAAAACATCAATTACGACGAGCACCATTGGGAAGCTTATGTGCGGGTGAACAAGATGTTTTGTGACGCCATTTTGAAAAAAGCAGACCCGGATGATACGATATGGGTACATGATTATCAGTTGCTGCTGCTGCCGCAAATGCTTCGGGAGAAATTGCCCAATGCTACTATAGCCTTTTTCCAGCACATTCCTTTTCCTTCGTACGAGGTGGTGAGGATGTTGCCTTGGCGGCATGAGATTTTGACGGGGATGTGTGGGGCGGATTTGATCGGCTTCCATACTTATGATGACATGAGGCACTTTTTGAGTGCCGTGGGACGGATCATGGGCTTGTCCAATGAAAGTGGCTATATCCAGGCAGAAAACCGCCTGATCAATGTGGACAGCTTTCCAATGGGGATCGATTACGATAAGTTTGCCAAGTCGGCCAAATCCAAAAAGACGCAGACCATCGCCAAGAAATTTTTGGAATTGCTTGGCGATCAGAAGCTTCTGCTTTCCATTGATCGGCTGGATTACTCTAAAGGGATTCCCAAGCGTATCAAAGCCTTCGATCGCTTTTTGGAAGAAAATCCCGAATACCACGGAAAGGTTTCCATGATTATGGTAGTAGTGCCTTCTCGCGACAAGGTGCGGTCTTATCAGCGGCTCAAAGAAGAAATCGATACGTTGGTGGGACGTATAAACAGTGACTATTCCACCCTCAATTGGGTGCCGATCCATTATTTCTATCGAAGTTTTCCATTTGAAGAGCTGAGTGCCTTCTATGCGATGTCTGATATTGCCTTGGTGACGCCTTTGCGGGATGGGATGAACCTTGTCTGCAAGGAGTTTGTGGCGAGTAAGGTGGACAAGAAGGGCGTGCTGATCCTTTCTGAAATGGCGGGGGCGAGCAAAGAGTTACAGGACGCTATTTTGGTCAATCCAAACAATAACAAGGGCGTGGCAGAAGCCATCAAGCAAGCCATCACCATGACCGAGAAAGAACAGCGCGCGCGCATCGTGTCCATGCAGGAGACCATTCAGCGTTATGATGTGTTCCAGTGGGTAAAAGTGTTTATGGACCGATTGCAATATGTCAAGCAAAAACAGCTGGATCTCCAGTCCAAAGAAGTGGATGCGGATGTGATCAGTGAGCTGCATGAGAATTTTAAAATAGCCAAAAAGCCTATTTTGTTCCTGGATTATGATGGTACGCTGGTCGGGTTTAAGGGCAAGCCGGAGGAAGCCAGTCCCGATGAAGAACTGAAAAGTTTGGTCAGCAAGCTGACCAAGAAATCTCAAGTAGTCGTTATCAGCGGGAGGGATAAGGAGACCCTGGGCAAATGGTTTAAAGGCCAGAAAGTGGATATCATCGCTGAACATGGCGTATGGCTGAAAATCAATGGCGGGAAAGACTGGGAGCTTTACGCTGACATAGATGACCATTGGAAGCCGGACATCAAATCGGTCATGGAATATTATGTGCAGCGTACGCCCGGTGCGCACATTGAGGAAAAACACCATTCCTTGGTATGGCATTATCGCAAGGTGGAAAGTGGATTGGGCGATCTGAGGATGCGTGAGCTCTTTAGCCACTTGAAATACATGGCCAGGGGACATAATCTACAAGTGCTGGAAGGAAACAAGGTGCTGGAGATCAAGCGTCCCGATATCAATAAAGGGCGAGCTGCCACTGCCTTTATGAAAGGAAATGAGTACGATTTCATCTTGGCCATTGGTGATGATTGGACCGATGAGGATACCTTCCAGGCCATGCCCGAAAATGCATTCAGCATCCGCGTAGGCTACAGCTATACCAAAGCCAATTACAATATCAAGAGCCCAAAAGAGGTGCGGTATCTGCTGAATAAGTTGACGTGATTGTATAAACCTGAGTTCGAGACTACAATGCAAGTAAAACTGTCAAAAACGTCATTGCGAACGGAGAGCAGCGGAGTGAAGCAATCTCGTATAAGGGACATTACCCCCTCGAAAAGGATGGACTTTGGGACAGGAGACTGCCACATCCTCCTTCCTCGGATTCGCAGTGACGGGAAACATAACGATAGGAAAGAAAAATGGAAAAAGGCGGATGCATTTACATATTGACAAACCAAAACAACACAACCCTCTATGTAGGTGTTACATCAAACCTTATTAAAAGAATACACGAACACAAATTCACTGAAAGTACTAAATCCTTTACATACAGATATAACATAAACAAACTCGTCTATTATGAAACTTTTCATTCCATTGAAGATGCTATTATTAGAGAAAAACAAATAAAAGGTGGAAGCCGAAAAAAGAAAAAAGAGTTAATAAACTCATTCAATCCTGACTGGAAAGATTTGTGGGATGATATTCAGAAATGGTGAAAATTTACCGCGAACACATCACTTACCCGTCATACGAACGCAGCGACAGCGGAATGAAGCAATCTCCTCTTCGGGACAGGGGACTGCCGCGTCGTTCCTCCTCGCAGTGACGAAATAGGAAAACGTCATTGCGAACCCTTTTTGGGGAGGCATGTGCGTTGGAAAAGGGTGTGGCAACTCGCCGCGGCGAGCTGCCACGGCTCCTCCACGCAAATCCATACTCACACCTCGCAGTGACGGTTTTTAAAATCGACCTGAGGTTATAAGGTATAAAGTCATCTGTTTGTAAAATCAATTAACGGTATAGGTTGACCTGGGAAACGTATAATGTTCTCAGGTCAACTTGTTTTTAAGTCATACGTTAATGTTTTAGATCGCTAAACTTTTAACCTCAGCTTTATGAAATTCAATCTGGTTTTTCTTTTGACGGCTTGTGTTTTTCTTTTTCAATGCCAAAAGTCAACTAAAACGACATCGGATATCCCCGTTATTCACATTGATCACGATGAGAAGAAAGCGGTTCATCTGGAGGATTTCGCGAGTGATTATGTAGAAATTCCATTAGAATTGACAAATTCTAGTATGATTAAATACGTCCAAGATATTGCTGTTTCGGATGAGCATCTTTACATTGTCGATATCAAGAATGGAGTTTTGCAGTTTGACCTAGAGGGTAACTTTGTTAAAAATATTGGGGAAATAGGAGATGAAGGTCCCGGGACGTATTTCACGCCGACTTCAATCGCATTTGATGATGATGAGCACGCGGTTTTAATTTCAGATATGTATCGGTTTTCATTGCATAAGTTTGATACAGCAGGGAAGTTAATGGCAGCGGTCAAAAAATTGCCTAGCAATCCCATTTTTATCAAAAATGCTATTGATGGCTATCAGGTGGTGGCAGAGAAGTTTGTCAATGGAGATGATGGTGAATATTATATTTCAGCGGAGATTTTTAGCACTAGTGAAGAATTTGATATTCAAAAAAAGATAAAGGTAGATCATCTAAAATTAAATGGCTCATCGGGAGCTGTGAGGAGTCAACCTTCTCTAATGTTTTTTTCAGAATACGACTCGATAAATTATTTTTATAACCCCATACTTCTTCCTCCTCGTGCATACAGGGGTAAATTCATTCGCGACACGTTGTATCAAGTGGAGAATGATCGTGTTTTACCAAAAGTGAGGTTTGAATTTTCAAGGAAAGTCTGGGATGGAAAGGAGAAAGTTTATCACCTCCGAAATGTCATGGCTTTCGACCATTTTTTCCTTGGTCAAATATGATTATCGGAACACGCCCTATTTGTTTATTTATGACAGGGATTCCAAAGAAGGGTTTGTGGTCAAAGAAGGCTTTAGTGTGCCGGGATATGAGGAAAAATATATGCCACACTCAAAATCCAATGGACAGATGTATTTGATCGTCCAGCATCCGCCCAAACCTGGCGAAGTCGAACCTAATCCATCCGTAATTCTTTTTTGACCTACCTATGATTCTGCCCTTTCCATCTGGGAGCGTGCTCCCAAAGGAATATCAATTACCGCCAGAAAGCCCTTTCCTAGCTGGCTTTCTATATTAAAAGTTCCTTTGAGCATCTGGACTTTCGCTTCAATGCCCAGCAGGCCAAAACCGCTGGAAGTTTTTTGTTGGTCCATGCCTGCCCCATTGTCTTCAATGGTGATGTTTATGGAGTCTCCGTGGTTGATAAGCTGCAGGTGAAGGTGGGATGCTTGTGCATGTTTGAGGGTGTTTTGGACGAGTTCTTGACAGATTCTGTAAATGGTAAGTTCTGTATGTTCAGGTAAGCGTTCGCTCAGTCCCAGGATTTGAAGTTCTCCAAACATTTTACCGCTTGCATTGATGTGCTCGATGAGGGTTTGTAATGCCGATGGAA
It encodes:
- a CDS encoding bifunctional alpha,alpha-trehalose-phosphate synthase (UDP-forming)/trehalose-phosphatase; the encoded protein is MGKTIIVSNRLPVSLRHKNGKFEFKPSAGGLATGLGSIYKEGENIWIGWPGNDVEDPEQRAEIIIELHELKMAPVFLTREDIEQFYEGFSNETLWPAFHYFTQNINYDEHHWEAYVRVNKMFCDAILKKADPDDTIWVHDYQLLLLPQMLREKLPNATIAFFQHIPFPSYEVVRMLPWRHEILTGMCGADLIGFHTYDDMRHFLSAVGRIMGLSNESGYIQAENRLINVDSFPMGIDYDKFAKSAKSKKTQTIAKKFLELLGDQKLLLSIDRLDYSKGIPKRIKAFDRFLEENPEYHGKVSMIMVVVPSRDKVRSYQRLKEEIDTLVGRINSDYSTLNWVPIHYFYRSFPFEELSAFYAMSDIALVTPLRDGMNLVCKEFVASKVDKKGVLILSEMAGASKELQDAILVNPNNNKGVAEAIKQAITMTEKEQRARIVSMQETIQRYDVFQWVKVFMDRLQYVKQKQLDLQSKEVDADVISELHENFKIAKKPILFLDYDGTLVGFKGKPEEASPDEELKSLVSKLTKKSQVVVISGRDKETLGKWFKGQKVDIIAEHGVWLKINGGKDWELYADIDDHWKPDIKSVMEYYVQRTPGAHIEEKHHSLVWHYRKVESGLGDLRMRELFSHLKYMARGHNLQVLEGNKVLEIKRPDINKGRAATAFMKGNEYDFILAIGDDWTDEDTFQAMPENAFSIRVGYSYTKANYNIKSPKEVRYLLNKLT
- a CDS encoding GIY-YIG nuclease family protein; translated protein: MEKGGCIYILTNQNNTTLYVGVTSNLIKRIHEHKFTESTKSFTYRYNINKLVYYETFHSIEDAIIREKQIKGGSRKKKKELINSFNPDWKDLWDDIQKW
- a CDS encoding 6-bladed beta-propeller encodes the protein MKFNLVFLLTACVFLFQCQKSTKTTSDIPVIHIDHDEKKAVHLEDFASDYVEIPLELTNSSMIKYVQDIAVSDEHLYIVDIKNGVLQFDLEGNFVKNIGEIGDEGPGTYFTPTSIAFDDDEHAVLISDMYRFSLHKFDTAGKLMAAVKKLPSNPIFIKNAIDGYQVVAEKFVNGDDGEYYISAEIFSTSEEFDIQKKIKVDHLKLNGSSGAVRSQPSLMFFSEYDSINYFYNPILLPPRAYRGKFIRDTLYQVENDRVLPKVRFEFSRKVWDGKEKVYHLRNVMAFDHFFLGQI